In Primulina eburnea isolate SZY01 chromosome 3, ASM2296580v1, whole genome shotgun sequence, one DNA window encodes the following:
- the LOC140826193 gene encoding uncharacterized protein, translated as MSYNGIQQQQKSLKPSPQDRGHDLDQRKIMIQEPLSVVKEKTPSLPRTGKRLQVQEKHKLEHPFGQPYLDPSCLLKQKASDEHVIQYKSSENMAHNNDELVKNMLNLPGFLQREEKKKNIQEKALNFGVLDWESLEKWKFNERMPGKYIRKTSLPKSISSSTPEGPPKISPNLRKQPSSHDLHLCSSPGKLPISHGKMLSSLSQSKPPALNSLHLNEGKKHVAALAHGKINAREQKNEPRAGEPNLTFESFLSELRDVKLQKPEHCPCRQRSCLEISQCTESRTSFDEQISKEIGSKLSACCSPRECHSGELSARISHLFPQSTVATVPTEFATIAPSVGICSAFKEKTTRHSFSVENSEKTRPDVSKDPTFRGRHLSPIHRFSFNLGRTSRSLSFKEGLAVAQLNPVHTAAKSETANPEVISTVNNFDRDTANSRTKGRSSPLRRLIDPLLKHKGAQSKTVSVQSISGDMATKGLSRDKKPGTSTLKALFHLTLKNELPFFNFVVENRVDKLAAVMHRHQQSGKSDNCKVFAFYSLHEIRKKGMNWISQGSKATDSSGLGYSIVGQMKISSSGTTEDSGQCVVRECVLYGIDPREIIEQTHEFLPNKEIAAIVVKNSVEKLNEKELTLANGFHNGNTQENEISKSTVVILPSGVHGTPIKGAPSPLISRWRSCGACDCGGWDIGCKLRVLTSHHDNCCKIMKQSISKSSTDLVNFFAQEGQHKNRPVLTLEPVGNGFYSVAFDVSISLLEVFATCVASATCCKFYKILDANERSDTEFTPEFNMGTAEMKSSTFQEPRPAEYSACPPLSPVGRI; from the exons ATGTCTTACAATGGCATTCAGCAACAACAAAAAAGCCTGAAACCGTCGCCTCAGGATAGGGGACATGATTTAGATCAGCGAAAAATTATGATACAAGAACCCTTGAGTGTGGTTAAGGAGAAGACCCCTTCATTGCCCAGGACAGGAAAGAGATTGCAGGTTCAAGAGAAACACAAGTTGGAACATCCATTTGGCCAACCTTATCTTGACCCGAGTTGCTTGTTGAAACAGAAAGCAAGCGATGAGCATGTGATCCAATATAAATCTTCAGAGAATATGGCACATAATAATGACGAACTTGTTAAGAACATGTTGAATTTACCTGGTTTTCTCCAGCGAGAAGAGAAGAAAAAGAACATTCAAGAGAAGGCGTTGAATTTTGGAGTTCTTGACTGGGAGAGTTTGGAGAAATGGAAGTTTAATGAACGTATGCCTGGGAAATATATCAGGAAAACATCATTGCCTAAGAGTATTTCGTCTTCTACACCAGAAGGGCCTCCTAAAATCAGTCCAAATTTGAGAAAGCAACCCTCATCACATGATCTTCACCTCTGTTCATCTCCTGGAAAACTGCCCATTTCACATGGCAAGATGTTGAGTTCCTTGTCTCAGAGTAAACCGCCTGCATTAAATAGTTTGCATCTGAATGAGGGAAAAAAACATGTTGCAGCTTTGGCGCATGGTAAAATCAATGCTCGTGAGCAAAAGAATGAGCCAAGAGCCGGTGAACCGAACTTAACATTTGAAAGTTTCTTGTCAGAGCTGCGAGACGTTAAGCTTCAAAAACCGGAACATTGCCCTTGCCGGCAAAGAAGTTGCTTGGAAATTTCTCAATGTACAGAGTCCAGGACTTCATTTGATGAACAAATAAGTAAAGAAATTGGGAGCAAATTGTCTGCTTGCTGTTCTCCTCGAGAGTGTCACTCAGGAGAACTCTCTGCTCGTATTTCACACTTGTTTCCCCAGTCTACTGTTGCCACAGTTCCCACTGAATTTGCCACCATTGCACCCTCTGTAGGGATTTGTTCAGCGTTTAAGGAGAAGACCACAAGGCATTCATTTTCAGTTGAAAATTCCGAAAAAACGCGACCTGATGTTTCCAAAGACCCCACTTTTAGAGGAAGACATCTATCCCCTATTCATCGGTTCAGTTTTAACCTTGGGAGAACGAGTAGAAGTTTAAGTTTTAAGGAGGGGTTGGCTGTTGCACAACTGAATCCTGTGCATACTGCTGCCAAATCCGAAACTGCAAATCCCGAAGTCATCTCTACTGTGAATAACTTTGATAGAGACACGGCAAACTCTAGAACCAAAGGGAGGTCCAGCCCTTTAAGAAGATTGATCGACCCATTGCTGAAGCACAAAGGAGCTCAATCGAAGACTGTTAGCGTGCAGTcgatatctggtgatatggccACCAAGGGACTGTCTCGGGATAAGAAGCCTGGTACATCAACTTTGAAGGCTCTTTTCCATCTGACGTTGAAGAATGAACTCCCTTTCTTTAACTTTGTGGTCGAAAATAGAGTAGACAAGCTAGCAGCTGTTATGCATAGGCATCAACAATCTGGAAAGAGTGACAACTGCAAGGTTTTTGCATTCTATTCTCTTCACGAGATTAGGAAAAAGGGTATGAACTGGATAAGCCAAGGATCAAAGGCTACGGATTCCAGCGGTCTTGGTTACAGTATCGTTGGTCAGATGAAAATTTCAAGCTCTGGCACTACCGAGGATTCTGGTCAATGTGTCGTGAGAGAATGTGTCTTATATGGTATTGATCCACGGGAGATAATCGAGCAAACCCATGAGTTTTTACCCAACAAGGAGATTGCAGCCATTGTTGTGAAGAACTCAGTTGAAAAGCTTAATGAAAAAGAACTAACTCTCGCAAACGGATTTCACAATGGgaatacacaagaaaatgaaatTTCTAAGAGTACAGTAGTCATCCTTCCAAGTGGTGTTCATGGTACACCCATTAAAGGTGCACCATCACCACTAATTAGCCGATGGAGATCTTGTGGAGCATGTGATTGTGGAGGGTGGGATATCGGCTGCAAGCTACGAGTCCTTACTAGCCACCATGACAACTGTTGCAAGATTATGAAACAATCAATTTCCAAGTCTTCTACTGATCTTGTTAATTTTTTCGCGCAG GAGGGACAGCACAAGAACAGGCCTGTTCTCACATTGGAGCCAGTTGGCAATGGATTTTACTCTGTTGCATTCGATGTGTCCATTTCTCTTTTAGAGGTATTTGCCACATGTGTAGCATCTGCAACCTGTTGTAAGTTTTATAAAATCTTGGATGCGAATGAGCGATCAGACACAGAATTCACCCCAGAATTTAATATGGGAACTGCTGAGATGAAAAGTTCGACATTCCAAGAGCCACGGCCTGCAGAGTATTCTGCATGTCCGCCCTTGTCACCGGTTGGAAGGATCTGA
- the LOC140826194 gene encoding uncharacterized protein, with protein MISAVEASSLSAVSLNPRINRPSFFNHVMLDTGERNFVCPHKQWNLFLDANFGVGAKISPACNAPLMKSSRSRSLISCQVTREESGGTLSGESILLNEQTLERELQVAIDQENYAQAAKLRDSLRLLQEDSKAAVLAANARFYNSFRNGDLAAMQALWSKGEHVCVVHPGVSGISGYDLVMGSWEFVWADYEFPLEIETKDVQVHVRGDVGYVTCIEMVKTKGSSWGRHFTSNVFEKVNGQWHICIHHASYVDL; from the exons ATGATTTCTGCAGTGGAGGCGTCGAGTCTTTCTGCTGTCTCGTTGAATCCTCGAATCAACAGACCTAGTTTCTTCAACCAT GTGATGCTTGATACTGGAGAACGAAACTTCGTGTGCCCTCACAAGCAatggaatttatttttggatgcAAATTTTGGAGTAGGAGCTAAAATCTCACCGGCTTGCAATG CACCTTTGATGAAATCTTCAAGATCACGCTCATTGATATCATGTCAAGTCACGAGAGAGGAGTCCGGTGGAACCCTGAGTGGAGAAAGCATCTTACTAAATGAGCAGACACTGGAGCGAGAATTGCAGGTTGCTATCGACCAAGAGAACTATGCTCAAGCCGCAAAACTCAGGGATAGCCTTCGACTTCTCCAGGAAGACAGCAAGGCTGCAGTATTAGCAGCAAATGCTAGATTTTACAATTCATTCAGAAATGGCGATTTGGCTGCTATGCAAGCTCTCTGGTCGAAGGGTGAGCATGTGTGTGTTGTACACCCTGGTGTAAGTGGCATATCTGGTTATGACCTTGTGATGGGGAGCTGGGAATTTGTTTGGGCAGACTATGAATTCCCTCTAGAAATCGAGACAAAGGATGTTCAAGTCCATGTTAGAGGCGATGTAGGGTATGTTACGTGCATTGAAATGGTTAAAACAAAAGGCAGCAGCTGGGGAAGACATTTTACGTCGAATGTCTTTGAGAAGGTTAATGGCCAATGGCACATTTGTATTCACCATGCATCGTATGTTGACTTGTGA